One window of the Novipirellula caenicola genome contains the following:
- a CDS encoding class I SAM-dependent methyltransferase, translated as MTLARTLEPETMDAFDEAVAYLEMNHAEVNRVFADDLFAGGPTGPRVIDLGCGPATLAIEVASRDEALEVIAVDLSTEMLGLAKQEIDFAGMLDRIMLHQADAKTMAGYEDAIADTVISNSLIHHLEQAAEAIKTSMRLTKPGGRVFIRDLMRPDSESAVESLVQLHAGEETEIAQQLLRQSLHAALTLEEIGQVIEQCGMSAACVQATSDRHWTIDWTRP; from the coding sequence GTGACACTCGCTCGTACGCTCGAACCGGAAACGATGGACGCCTTTGACGAAGCGGTGGCCTATTTGGAGATGAACCACGCCGAGGTCAATCGTGTTTTCGCGGACGACCTGTTTGCTGGCGGGCCGACGGGCCCTCGAGTAATCGACCTGGGCTGTGGCCCTGCGACGCTGGCAATCGAGGTTGCTTCCCGCGACGAGGCACTCGAAGTGATCGCGGTCGATCTTTCTACCGAAATGCTGGGACTTGCCAAACAAGAAATCGATTTCGCAGGAATGCTGGACCGAATCATGCTCCATCAAGCCGACGCAAAGACGATGGCGGGTTACGAGGACGCGATCGCTGACACGGTGATCTCGAACAGCCTGATCCATCATCTGGAACAGGCGGCCGAGGCGATCAAAACGTCGATGCGACTGACCAAACCAGGGGGACGCGTGTTCATCCGCGACCTGATGCGTCCCGATTCCGAATCCGCCGTCGAATCGCTTGTTCAATTGCATGCTGGCGAGGAAACCGAGATAGCCCAGCAGCTGCTTCGGCAATCGCTGCATGCTGCATTGACCCTCGAGGAAATCGGCCAGGTCATTGAACAGTGTGGAATGAGTGCCGCGTGCGTCCAGGCCACGAGCGATCGGCACTGGACGATTGACTGGACTCGACCGTAG
- a CDS encoding dihydrofolate reductase: MNAAGEMSRDGARAEDSVAQSRLIALVAMTPTGVIGKDGDMPWRLRSDLMRFKKLTMGGTLIMGRRTYDSIGRPLPGRRTIVITRNADWQCEGVSRAENPEQAVQMARQTTTSQSAAITSQESSTGLDTSSQNRGIYVVGGAEIYRQLLPCCDEVWLTRVWSSVCGDTILSIELSKFRQIEQTRIIASSKNSVPTEFIRMVRENS; this comes from the coding sequence ATGAACGCAGCCGGTGAAATGTCTCGCGACGGTGCCCGGGCCGAGGATTCCGTTGCCCAATCGCGATTGATTGCCTTGGTGGCGATGACCCCCACCGGGGTGATCGGCAAGGATGGCGACATGCCGTGGCGATTGCGAAGCGATCTGATGCGGTTTAAAAAGCTGACGATGGGGGGGACGCTGATCATGGGTCGGCGGACGTACGATTCGATCGGCCGTCCGCTGCCGGGCCGCCGCACGATCGTGATCACTCGCAATGCGGATTGGCAATGTGAAGGAGTGAGCCGAGCGGAAAATCCGGAACAAGCGGTCCAGATGGCCCGACAGACGACAACTTCGCAATCGGCTGCGATCACGTCGCAGGAAAGTTCCACCGGCTTGGACACTTCCTCGCAGAACCGCGGAATCTATGTGGTGGGCGGTGCCGAAATTTACCGACAATTGCTACCATGTTGCGACGAAGTTTGGCTAACTCGAGTGTGGTCCTCGGTTTGCGGAGACACGATTCTGTCGATCGAGCTGTCCAAATTCCGCCAAATCGAGCAAACCCGCATCATCGCCTCTTCGAAAAATAGCGTCCCAACGGAGTTCATCCGCATGGTTCGTGAAAATTCTTAG
- a CDS encoding bL17 family ribosomal protein: MRHRRRGRVLGRSPSHRKALLKNLASALFLTERDATYDDNAPKVAGRITTTLHKAKEVRPLVEKCITIAKKSLAAAEEARKYEAPAERGTEEYKKWRASDDWAKWAAARAPVVAAQRRVVQLIGDRQATRILFDTIAQRYADRPGGYTRILRLATPRLGDAGTRAILELVGKNDRVKRKAERPSFESEAPQQEQETVAAGSDE; encoded by the coding sequence ATGCGACACCGACGACGAGGCCGCGTGCTTGGACGAAGTCCTAGCCACCGCAAGGCGCTGCTGAAGAACTTGGCCAGTGCACTGTTCCTTACTGAACGCGATGCAACCTATGACGACAACGCACCCAAGGTTGCCGGTCGCATCACCACCACGTTGCACAAAGCCAAAGAGGTTCGCCCCTTGGTCGAAAAGTGCATTACGATCGCTAAGAAATCGTTGGCTGCAGCTGAAGAAGCTCGCAAGTACGAAGCTCCAGCGGAACGTGGCACCGAAGAATACAAGAAATGGCGTGCCAGCGACGATTGGGCGAAATGGGCAGCAGCCCGCGCTCCCGTGGTCGCCGCTCAGCGACGCGTGGTGCAGTTGATCGGCGATCGCCAAGCAACTCGCATCCTGTTCGACACGATTGCCCAGCGCTACGCCGATCGTCCCGGGGGATACACACGCATCCTGCGTCTGGCAACGCCTCGATTGGGCGACGCCGGTACCCGTGCGATCCTGGAACTCGTTGGTAAGAACGATCGCGTCAAGCGAAAGGCTGAACGTCCTTCGTTTGAATCCGAAGCTCCGCAACAAGAGCAAGAAACGGTTGCCGCCGGAAGCGACGAGTAA
- a CDS encoding DNA-directed RNA polymerase subunit alpha, giving the protein MTMHIRWRGMELPSSLEVDRDTLTSTYGKFSAEPFERGFGASVGNSLRRVLLSSLMGSAVTQIKIRGAQHEFTTIPGVMEDVTEIVLNVKSLVVRNHTEATRVITVERDKAGPITGADIQTDADVEIINKNHVIATLTDDVPFMMEMVVENGRGYVPSTEHSSVDHEIGIIPIDAVFSPITRVRYEVEETRVGQKTNFDRLILEVWTDGSLNPELALVESAKILRKHLNPFVQYRELGPSIFSAARGGTGSPEAQLEAKLNMTLADLRLSVRANNCLESENIMTVRDLVQRTEDSLLEVRNFGDTTLNEVREKLSQYGLHLGMRVPNQPLF; this is encoded by the coding sequence ATGACGATGCACATTCGATGGCGTGGCATGGAACTTCCAAGCTCGCTCGAAGTCGATCGCGATACCCTCACATCGACGTACGGCAAGTTTTCGGCAGAACCATTTGAGCGTGGCTTTGGTGCAAGCGTTGGCAATAGTTTGCGTCGCGTACTGCTAAGTAGCTTGATGGGCAGTGCGGTCACCCAAATCAAAATTCGCGGTGCTCAACACGAATTCACCACCATTCCTGGCGTGATGGAAGACGTCACCGAGATCGTGTTGAACGTGAAAAGCTTGGTCGTTCGCAACCACACCGAAGCGACTCGCGTGATCACGGTTGAACGTGACAAGGCGGGCCCGATCACCGGTGCCGACATCCAAACCGATGCCGATGTCGAAATCATCAACAAGAATCACGTCATCGCGACGCTGACCGACGACGTGCCTTTCATGATGGAAATGGTCGTCGAAAACGGTCGTGGCTACGTGCCAAGCACCGAGCACAGCAGCGTTGACCACGAAATCGGCATCATCCCGATCGACGCAGTGTTCAGCCCGATCACGCGTGTCCGTTACGAAGTCGAGGAAACGCGGGTTGGTCAAAAGACCAACTTCGACCGTTTGATCCTCGAAGTTTGGACCGATGGCAGTCTGAACCCTGAATTGGCGTTGGTCGAATCCGCGAAGATCCTTCGCAAACACCTCAACCCATTCGTCCAATACCGCGAACTCGGACCGAGCATTTTCTCGGCCGCACGCGGTGGAACGGGATCGCCCGAGGCACAACTCGAAGCGAAACTGAACATGACGCTAGCCGACCTGCGATTGTCGGTCCGAGCCAACAACTGCTTGGAAAGCGAAAACATCATGACCGTTCGCGATCTGGTTCAACGCACCGAAGATTCGCTGCTTGAAGTCCGCAACTTTGGCGACACCACGCTAAACGAAGTACGCGAGAAACTTTCTCAGTACGGTCTGCATCTTGGCATGCGAGTGCCAAACCAACCTTTGTTCTAA
- a CDS encoding ATP-binding response regulator, protein MVSILNDRRSGTWPGLVRRYGTAILSTGFVIWIRSLLQPWLNEECPFSLFYLSVLLTVWIAGTGPAVFAIGLGTVAAAHFFIPPSSSLLIDDVPDLVQLIIYVFVNCVAIVLFNRAERQRDLAENRSLENERLSDDLRKADLRKDEFLALLAHELRNPLAPIRTSLALLERNEGSPDVVRRMREIIHRQTIHLIRITDDLLDVSRFCRGKVELQVQRIDLRLAIADAIEMVENAFVSKSQRFQSLIPDDPIWVDGDRVRLAQLLANLLGNASKYTPEAGRITLNLESIDDLASIMVSDNGIGFAPMQAERIFEPFVQIDASRTREYGGLGVGLTIVNRLVALHGGTLSATSRGPGMGSCFTVTLPAAASEPSHSSSLADDFAAPAWRTPCQSKSLATTGGKSLLLVEDNQDASELLAELFRAEGFQVNQAYDGVEAIQKATQSRPDVIIMDIGLPSMDGYETARRIRRSRTIGGSKMIALTGWGGPTDRDLAIQAGFDLHLIKPIAFQTLLDHAEALIRQTSQADLGDKPNLVPA, encoded by the coding sequence GTGGTATCAATCTTAAACGACCGCCGCAGTGGCACATGGCCAGGCTTGGTGCGACGCTACGGGACGGCGATCCTCAGCACTGGATTTGTCATTTGGATCCGTTCGCTATTGCAGCCTTGGTTGAACGAGGAGTGTCCGTTCAGTCTGTTCTACCTGAGTGTCTTATTGACGGTTTGGATCGCCGGCACCGGACCGGCGGTCTTCGCAATCGGATTGGGCACCGTCGCCGCAGCTCACTTTTTTATTCCTCCGTCATCGAGCCTGTTGATCGATGACGTGCCCGATCTTGTCCAATTGATCATCTATGTCTTCGTCAACTGCGTTGCAATCGTGCTGTTCAATCGTGCAGAACGTCAACGTGACCTTGCCGAGAACCGTTCGCTAGAAAATGAGCGTCTTAGCGATGATCTGCGAAAAGCGGATTTGCGAAAGGACGAGTTTCTGGCGTTATTGGCACACGAACTTCGCAATCCCTTAGCTCCGATTCGCACCAGTTTGGCATTGCTGGAACGCAACGAAGGCTCACCCGATGTGGTCCGCCGGATGCGAGAAATCATTCACCGGCAAACCATCCATTTGATCCGAATCACCGACGACTTACTCGATGTGTCCCGCTTTTGTCGCGGCAAGGTCGAACTGCAAGTCCAGCGTATCGATCTTCGTTTAGCGATCGCCGATGCGATCGAAATGGTCGAAAATGCATTTGTGTCCAAATCGCAACGCTTTCAATCGTTGATCCCCGACGATCCGATTTGGGTTGATGGCGATCGGGTTCGACTCGCTCAATTGCTCGCCAACCTGCTTGGCAACGCGTCCAAATACACCCCCGAGGCAGGCCGCATCACGTTGAACTTGGAATCGATCGACGATCTTGCGTCGATCATGGTCAGCGACAATGGAATCGGCTTTGCGCCGATGCAAGCGGAGCGCATTTTTGAACCGTTTGTCCAGATCGATGCGAGCCGCACCCGCGAGTACGGTGGACTCGGCGTAGGATTGACCATCGTGAACCGCTTGGTTGCCTTGCACGGGGGTACGTTGTCGGCGACCAGTCGCGGCCCCGGCATGGGCAGCTGTTTTACCGTGACACTGCCTGCGGCGGCATCCGAACCGAGTCACTCCAGTTCGCTGGCGGATGACTTTGCAGCCCCAGCGTGGCGAACGCCTTGCCAATCGAAATCTTTGGCCACGACGGGCGGCAAGTCGCTGCTATTAGTCGAAGACAATCAAGATGCATCGGAGCTGCTGGCGGAACTTTTCCGAGCCGAAGGCTTTCAGGTCAATCAAGCTTACGATGGCGTTGAAGCAATCCAAAAGGCAACTCAATCTCGTCCCGATGTGATCATCATGGATATCGGATTGCCAAGCATGGACGGCTATGAAACCGCGCGTCGTATTCGTCGTTCGCGAACCATCGGCGGCAGCAAAATGATTGCGTTGACCGGTTGGGGTGGCCCAACCGATCGCGATCTAGCCATCCAAGCGGGATTCGATTTGCATCTGATCAAACCGATTGCTTTTCAAACACTGCTGGACCATGCGGAAGCCTTGATCCGCCAAACATCCCAGGCGGACTTGGGCGATAAACCGAACCTGGTTCCGGCATAA
- a CDS encoding response regulator translates to MLVLSRRSQQQIVFPNLGVTLRILQVRGQIVKVGIDAPPEISILRQERLTASSDLQGGAIAARSPGDQAEHRRRNQLNVVQLYLDAIQSRIDRGELFDVQGMIDTLVARLNSENREENRDLATSRQSDLRAAAVTENDKPHPRVNESNLTDPRVRLLVVEDSDNERSLMTYLLASQGFVVHVARDGGEACERLQYWGTLPDVILMDMQMPMLGGLETLHRIRQNERTRDLLVYAITGSRRHIEDEPAGRGWDRWFAKPLDIKELVQAIHEDHAHHLASMGLPATGGPQWYQS, encoded by the coding sequence ATGTTGGTTCTCTCGCGCCGCTCTCAGCAGCAAATTGTTTTTCCCAATCTCGGTGTCACCCTTCGGATCCTTCAAGTCCGCGGACAAATCGTCAAAGTCGGCATCGATGCTCCGCCCGAGATTTCGATTCTTCGTCAAGAGAGGCTCACCGCCTCATCCGATCTGCAAGGCGGCGCGATTGCCGCCCGATCCCCGGGTGATCAAGCCGAGCATCGACGTCGCAATCAGCTGAACGTGGTTCAGTTGTATCTCGATGCGATCCAGTCACGAATCGATCGAGGCGAGTTGTTCGACGTTCAAGGGATGATCGACACCTTGGTCGCGCGGCTGAACAGTGAAAATCGCGAAGAGAATCGCGATCTCGCCACCTCACGCCAAAGCGACCTTCGCGCAGCCGCGGTCACCGAAAACGACAAACCTCATCCTCGCGTGAACGAATCGAACCTGACCGATCCGCGGGTGCGATTGCTGGTCGTCGAAGACTCGGACAACGAACGGAGCTTGATGACCTATTTGCTTGCATCCCAAGGCTTCGTCGTGCACGTCGCCCGTGACGGCGGGGAAGCGTGCGAGCGACTTCAATATTGGGGGACGCTGCCGGATGTGATTTTGATGGACATGCAGATGCCGATGTTGGGCGGACTCGAAACGCTGCACCGAATTCGGCAGAACGAGCGTACGCGAGACTTGTTGGTCTATGCGATCACCGGGTCACGTCGCCACATCGAAGACGAACCTGCCGGCCGCGGTTGGGACCGCTGGTTCGCCAAACCCTTGGATATCAAGGAATTGGTGCAGGCGATCCACGAAGACCATGCCCACCACCTCGCTTCGATGGGACTGCCCGCAACGGGAGGCCCACAGTGGTATCAATCTTAA
- a CDS encoding thymidylate synthase — translation MRTYLQLLDEVLNHGLDRDDRTGVGTRGLFGRQMRFDLSEGFPLLTTKKLHMHSILHELLWFLRGDTNISYLRENGVSIWDEWADEDGNLGPVYGQQWRSWEGGNGETIDQIAWVTNEIRENPQSRRLIVSAWNAHQIDKMALPPCHLLFQFYVAGGKLSCQLYQRSADLFLGVPFNIASYALLTMMMARVTGLEPGDFIHTLGDVHLYRNHFDQASEQLTRHPKPLPKMQIQSTPDSIDGFKFEDFQLTDYDPHPRIKAPIAV, via the coding sequence ATGCGAACTTATCTTCAATTGCTCGACGAAGTCTTGAATCATGGCCTCGACCGTGACGACCGCACCGGGGTCGGGACACGCGGCTTGTTTGGTCGCCAAATGCGATTTGACTTGAGCGAAGGCTTCCCGCTGCTGACGACCAAAAAACTGCATATGCATTCGATTTTGCACGAATTGCTGTGGTTTTTGCGTGGTGACACCAATATCAGCTATCTCCGCGAAAACGGGGTCAGCATCTGGGACGAATGGGCTGACGAAGACGGAAACCTAGGTCCGGTGTACGGCCAACAATGGCGATCATGGGAAGGCGGCAACGGTGAAACGATCGACCAAATCGCCTGGGTCACCAACGAGATCCGCGAGAACCCTCAATCCCGTCGCTTGATCGTTTCGGCCTGGAATGCTCATCAAATCGACAAAATGGCGTTGCCCCCCTGTCATCTGCTGTTCCAGTTCTATGTCGCCGGCGGAAAACTTTCGTGCCAGCTTTACCAACGCAGTGCCGACTTGTTTCTCGGTGTTCCCTTTAATATCGCCAGCTACGCATTACTAACGATGATGATGGCGAGGGTCACCGGGTTGGAACCGGGCGATTTCATCCACACGCTCGGCGACGTGCATCTTTACCGCAACCATTTTGACCAAGCGAGCGAGCAGCTGACCCGGCATCCGAAACCGCTACCGAAGATGCAGATCCAATCCACCCCGGATTCGATCGACGGATTCAAGTTCGAAGATTTCCAGCTCACCGACTACGATCCTCATCCTCGCATCAAAGCGCCGATTGCCGTATGA
- a CDS encoding response regulator transcription factor → MPAHILVVEDEKHLGVGIKYNLEAEGYRVSLVEDGPTALRLIEAGASSVDLVVLDLMLPGMSGYSVCEAIREQGSMIPVLMLSARTLAEDRTRGFDVGANQYMSKPFELDELLSRIKNLLQIAGYERNKPAPKKARTAVSEIQFGSLDVNFETHEVQASGKAVRMTPKELRLLRYFVENPNRVISRNELLSEVWGMSGNLQTRAVDQFIARLRKIIEPDSTVPVHLLTIRDAGYRFVLEPNAGESGHS, encoded by the coding sequence ATGCCCGCACACATCCTTGTCGTCGAAGATGAAAAACATCTTGGGGTTGGGATCAAATACAACCTCGAAGCCGAAGGGTATCGCGTCTCGCTCGTCGAAGACGGCCCGACCGCCCTGCGTTTGATTGAAGCTGGGGCCTCGTCGGTCGATTTGGTCGTGCTCGACTTGATGCTTCCGGGGATGAGCGGCTATTCGGTCTGCGAGGCGATTCGCGAACAGGGGTCGATGATCCCCGTTTTGATGTTGTCCGCACGGACGTTGGCCGAGGATCGGACTCGCGGTTTCGACGTCGGGGCGAACCAGTACATGAGCAAGCCGTTCGAATTGGATGAACTGCTAAGCCGGATAAAGAACCTGCTTCAAATCGCGGGCTACGAGCGTAACAAGCCTGCACCAAAGAAGGCACGCACGGCAGTATCCGAGATACAGTTCGGTTCGCTTGACGTCAATTTTGAAACCCACGAGGTTCAAGCTTCCGGCAAAGCGGTCCGGATGACTCCGAAAGAACTGCGGTTGCTGCGGTACTTCGTTGAGAACCCCAACCGCGTGATCAGTCGCAACGAGTTGCTGAGCGAGGTTTGGGGGATGTCAGGAAACCTACAGACTCGCGCGGTGGATCAGTTCATTGCACGGTTGCGAAAGATCATCGAACCCGACAGCACCGTGCCCGTGCATCTGTTGACGATTCGTGATGCAGGCTACCGATTTGTGCTGGAGCCGAACGCGGGCGAAAGCGGCCACAGCTAG
- a CDS encoding WecB/TagA/CpsF family glycosyltransferase, with amino-acid sequence MMIDLGKYNVLGINVSAIDYEAAVKQVIEAGQQHRPLAVTALAVHGVMTGVGDKEHQYRLNQFDLVCPDGQPVRWALNGLHQCGLPDRVYGPTLTLKICEAAAEAGVSIFLFGATQEMLDGFAKNLCTKFPKLQIAGKRASKFRNLSVAERDELAAEIRDSGAGICFVGLGCPRQEVFAYEMRDRVNMPLIAVGAAFAFHAGALAQAPPWMQRNGLEWLFRVTREPKRLWKRYATTNPAFVSLLTLQKLRLYVRRSDAGVKPENEVLFG; translated from the coding sequence ATGATGATTGATTTAGGAAAATACAACGTTCTAGGGATCAACGTCAGTGCGATCGACTACGAAGCGGCGGTTAAACAGGTGATCGAGGCGGGACAGCAGCATCGGCCGCTCGCGGTCACGGCGCTGGCGGTACACGGCGTGATGACGGGGGTAGGAGACAAGGAGCATCAGTATCGTTTGAACCAATTCGATTTGGTGTGTCCCGACGGGCAACCGGTGCGTTGGGCGCTCAATGGGCTGCACCAATGTGGATTACCCGACCGAGTGTACGGCCCCACGCTGACGCTGAAAATCTGTGAAGCGGCCGCCGAAGCGGGGGTGTCGATCTTCCTGTTTGGTGCGACCCAAGAGATGTTGGACGGTTTTGCCAAAAACCTTTGTACAAAATTCCCTAAGCTGCAAATCGCAGGCAAGCGAGCTTCGAAGTTTCGCAATTTGTCGGTCGCCGAACGCGATGAGTTGGCGGCAGAGATTCGTGACAGCGGTGCCGGGATTTGCTTTGTCGGTCTGGGCTGTCCGCGACAAGAGGTGTTTGCCTACGAAATGCGTGACCGCGTCAACATGCCGTTGATTGCCGTTGGGGCCGCGTTCGCGTTTCACGCCGGCGCGTTGGCCCAAGCTCCGCCATGGATGCAGCGCAATGGGCTGGAGTGGTTGTTCCGCGTCACTCGCGAGCCCAAGCGATTATGGAAGCGTTACGCGACGACCAACCCCGCATTCGTTTCGTTGCTGACACTGCAAAAATTGCGGTTGTACGTTCGCCGCAGCGACGCGGGGGTCAAGCCTGAAAACGAAGTGCTGTTTGGCTAG
- the rpsM gene encoding 30S ribosomal protein S13, with protein MGVDVPNDKQIQYSLTYLYGIGLHTAREVCEKLGIEPTRNANDLAEDELSRITALLEREYTVEGPLRRQVTQNINRLREVRCYRGIRHRVSLPVRGQRTKTNARTRKGPRKTVAGKKGVKDLR; from the coding sequence ATGGGCGTCGATGTGCCAAACGACAAGCAAATCCAATATTCGCTGACCTATTTGTATGGGATCGGTTTGCATACGGCCCGCGAGGTATGCGAAAAGCTTGGGATTGAGCCGACACGAAATGCAAACGACTTGGCCGAAGATGAGCTGAGCCGCATCACCGCACTACTTGAGCGTGAATACACGGTCGAAGGTCCACTTCGCCGTCAAGTCACACAAAATATCAACCGCCTTCGCGAAGTCCGCTGCTATCGTGGCATCCGTCATCGCGTCAGTTTGCCAGTCCGTGGCCAGCGAACCAAAACGAACGCTCGCACACGTAAAGGCCCTCGCAAGACGGTTGCGGGCAAGAAGGGCGTCAAGGACTTGCGTTAA
- the rpsK gene encoding 30S ribosomal protein S11: MAKTNKKKRVRRNVTSGIAHIHATFNNTTVTITDPKGDTLCWASAGTSGFKGSRKSTPFAGQCAAQQAAEKATKFGMRDVEVRVKGPGSGRESAITSLQAAGLNVKLIEEVTPIPHNGCRPRKKRRV; encoded by the coding sequence GTGGCAAAGACCAACAAAAAGAAGCGAGTTCGTCGCAACGTCACCAGCGGCATTGCCCATATCCACGCAACGTTCAACAACACCACCGTCACAATCACCGATCCCAAAGGTGACACATTGTGCTGGGCGAGTGCCGGAACCAGTGGTTTCAAGGGAAGCCGTAAGAGCACCCCGTTTGCCGGCCAATGCGCCGCACAACAAGCTGCTGAAAAGGCAACCAAGTTCGGCATGCGTGACGTCGAAGTCCGCGTGAAGGGTCCTGGTTCAGGCCGCGAAAGTGCAATCACTTCGCTGCAAGCCGCTGGATTGAACGTCAAGTTGATCGAAGAAGTCACTCCGATCCCTCACAACGGTTGCCGACCACGCAAGAAACGACGCGTGTAA